From the genome of Mya arenaria isolate MELC-2E11 chromosome 5, ASM2691426v1:
ATTTGAAACTAGCACAGATGATCATGCCATTTGAAACTAGCACCAATGATCAGGCCATTTGAAACTAGCACAGATGATCATGCCATTTGACACTAGTACAAATGATCAGGCCATTTGAAACTAGCACAGATGATCATGCCATTTGACACTAGTACAAATGATCAGGCCTAATGTTCAGGTGGCCAAAAAGGAGAGTTTTGTACTGCATCCATATTGATCAGAATTATTCACCTCTGaatttttatttagtatataaaGTATAGTTCAAAAAGCATGCGTGCAAGACTTGTATCTCATGGAAGGTTTGcttcaaactttcacagatgataAAGCGTTATATATCAACAGGTGTAAAGTTTGATCAATTTATGGAATCTTTAATTGTTGGTTGTAGTAGCAAATtatctttagaaactaaaagATTGACTGGAAAGGTAACACTTGGTTTATTTGAAATTCTAATTTTAAAATGCCAAATTTTTTGTGAATTTCTTGATTGTATGCAATTAGAAAAGTGGTTTCATTTTGGGTTTTGAATAGTCTCATTGACGATTTTCCAGTCCACTCACTATGACACAATTAGTTACAAAGTGGCATTCATATCATAATGACAGATATAGAATAGAGGGGCCATCGTAGGGacacaatttaatatatattcatcaCACAAATTTGGGTTTTTTAGTACTGTCACTTTTCATGCAATATTCTAGGCTCCATGATGCATCAAGCTGTAAATTCATGAGATGTAACATAGTAAAAGATAAGTTTCTTGATTAATGGTAAAAGAAGTTGGTGGCcttgttgaatattttttaatttaaatcctACAGTCTTGTCTGGCCAATATGAGCTCACAAACATGTTGGTATCACTTTAGCCATGGCACTTGTTGCTTAGCGTATGTGTAAGAATCTTTTTCTGGAAGAGCACTGAGTGACTCAGTCTGAAATCATGTGGCTAAACACATGCTTGTAAAAAACCAACACATTATCCACCAGTTTGTACAATTGTTAGTAACAAGTGAGAAAACTGCTATGCCTTGTGACATCCTTTGGATCATTCATGTCATCACATATATAAATAGGACTTATGGGAGGGTacttcaaaaattaatgttacaaataataatcCATACTTAAATTTGCCATTTCTTTTCGAAAACCCTGTTCAAATATATTGGTCAAATTTTAATGtacataaaaagaaatatttcatagaaattggtgtatattcaattttaaagaagtatATCTCCTATCACTGCACTGTAATGAAGGAAGaaaacttaaagggactgtacaccagattggcaccaaaaaacgtttttttctgttaaGAATCTCAGAATaccaaaaagttaaaaaaaaaatgtctgagaccgggttcgaactgGGGTCggcaaaattgcagtccagttttgtatccactgtgctacgaaagCCTACTCTTtaacagggatgtgatttgtccgcggatttgcggaattccgcggatctaatggccccagggacctccctcccccccccccaaaaaaaaaaaaaaaaaattaaaaaaaatatttattttttttagctgattaaaaaagatattagtgtgcttttggttgttagagttgatatcctagtttgcttcaaatttaaagtcagaagaaccctcaaaagagcttctgaaaagccagtttttcttctacgacagtgtgcttttgaccccacAAGTGCCCTAAGGACACAAGGccaaaatggtttcagccctccagttgccaggtcaatcacatccctggtcttaacggttggaatatttcagctatatacctaatttggtaatatcacgtgattacattgactagccaatcacgcataaggaaggaattctactaggtagacatacctagttatcttttttaatggaaaaatacaaaaaaactgcaaaaaataaattaattgtaaactatgtggtgcttcagtaagtaagttttaatgcattgtacacatcaataccaagtttatgtctgttctcgacaattttcatttttttccgctatttcatcatactgagtacagcccctttaagtcaataaattaaaatagtaATGGAGTGAATTACTTTGCTGATATGAGGGAATTGGTATGAGGAGATCAGCAATAAATGGTTTGAGATATTGATGCTTTTACAATTTGGATTTCATAGTGGAGTATTATGATATATACTTTTCTGACTAAAGTATATGGGAATATGAAAGGGCATTCAAACAACAATGTGTCAGTGCCTTAAGAATATACCAAGGGCAGACAACTCTGACACTTTCAGACAGTAGGATGTTAGGATtacaaaattacttttttgacaGGAGGTATATATTGTGCTGTAACAACAAAGCGATTTCATGActtgtatatttttgtgtttgtacTTTATTTACCATATACGACAAAACGTTTTGAAGGAACCTTCTAGAATAttctatgaaaaatacaaaagtacTTTATTTTTTGCTAGtcacatatataaacaaaaataatgtcagtgattttgtcaattttttattGTTGCAGGTAAAGTGGTAATAGATGAATTCTTACAGCTGGAAGATATGATGGTGCCAGTCAAGGTGAGTGTGAACACATACACACTTAGCACGGAAGGAAAGGGTCACGAAAATAACTAATAGGCAAACCACGCTTGTTTATAAATAAGCtgatgccttgtttttagctctactggcaaaggccagaagaggtatgtgatggtaatgtgtacgtcgTATGTGCGTCCGTGTGTCTGTAAACTATTGCTTGTGAATTGCTTTGATTgaatctcgatgaaacttgtacagtatgtAGATAATCAtcagagcttggttcctttcgaaaaccagatcGGCCCATACACgactagattatggcccttgaaagtataaaaaatgcaatttttagcCAGGTTTATAGCcaagtctaggattaaagggagacaacttgttTTTTTGGATTTGCAGTTGGTATTATGTTCTACTTTCCCTTGCCCTTGTTGAAAGAGATCAaaattacagtttaaaggggTTGGTTGGTTTTTAGCTCTGTTGaccaaaggccatttttagcTCTTTTGGCCAAAGACCGGAAGTGTCTGTTGTTTGTGCATCCATCTGAACATAAGTCCTTCTGGATGAGGATTGTCTGCTAGACAGACCCTTGCTATTTTGCTCAAATAAGTGGTCCGACAccatgattgttcaaattatgcccctgttgtcaaaactggcctgccccgggggtcacaagtttcgtAGAGacttatataagaaaaacttcttgtttcaaaccacatggctcatacctttgatatttgttgtggagcatcatatgatgaccctCTACCAAAgcagttgaaattatgcccctggggccaaagctggcctcaccccttttgacctactttttagctcaccagagcatgaagtgctcaaggtgagctattgtgattggtCTTTGTCCAGTgtccaggccaaattcaatgaaactttacaggaagcttccttgggtgacctgctacaaaaatacaacaaggggtcacgattgatcagcaacaacaacaacaaaatggccgactttctgttctgctttaaaaaacatctctgaaactaccagtccaaattcaattaaactttacaggaagcttccttgggtgactcttttcaaaaatacaacaagttgtcacaattgatcaataacagcaacaacaacgaaatggctgacttcctgttttgctttaaaaaaaacatctcctctgaaactacctctccaaattcaattaaacttaacaggaagcttccttgggtaaccttatacaaaaatacaacaagggttcacgattgatcaacaacaacaacaatctggccaacttcctgttttgctttaaaaacatctcccctaaaactaccaggccaaattcagtgaaactttacaggaagcttcattgcatgaccctctacaaaaatacaaggcattgagattgatcaacaacaacaacaacaaaacaatggccgacttactgttttgctttaaaaataattctgaaactaccaggccaaattcaatgaaactttacaagtAGCTTCATTTGATGACCattgacaaatataaaacaaggcattgtcatcagtaaagatatgtttaaattgcaacatttttattaatgctttatcacagagttgtggccctttgcttaggtgagcgttttagggccatcatggccctctcgtttattttttaagctacagcaataaaatttggaccatgtgtacagttgtgAAAATGatcatcaatgttgtcctcagatgaCCTTGATTGTGACCTTtggacctactttcttatttttgaagctatgtgtacagttttgcaaacaaatattatttttttcctcggatgaccttgacttggaacatattaaaataatgcaactaatctgcttacaacattactgtcctcagatgttgaatgtgcaacgttttcagctaacccaacacaaaacgtgaactacatgtttgttgccttttacctatacatacatacatgttctggattgaaaatgaccacaagagccatgccagtagagcataggccctcatgggcctcttgttttttttaaaagaacaccTAAGTTTATATTCTCACAGAATATTATGAGAAGACATCAAAATCTTGATAAGTTATAAAAAAAGTctacatgttttttaatgacCCTAGTTTGTTGTTGATCATATCCCCTGTGTCAATATTTACCTATACACTAACCTATATATGaactttgtatatatattgagtAAATATATAGTGTGGACCCCCCTGGAACCTTAAAATTGCTCCTCTGTCAAATATGCTATCATTTTGGGCCCTTATCACATCCTGTCAATTAATAACAATGATACAATTTTTATTTCCCCCTTCAAAGAAGTTGGGACATGTAGAATTGTGAATGTCAGTAGGTTGGTCATTTTGTCGGTCAGGTAATCTGTTGGTCAGTTTGTAGATCATGCCTTATCTTGTCTACacaataactgaaaaataaataaaccttTAAACCTGTAGTTAGTTGCTAAATACTCAAAGGTCAGTTGGTCAGTTATGGAAACTGTCACCACAATAACAGGATAGTGTTTGACCCAGAACCATAAGACTTCAGTGGTTGGTTGCCattgaccagtaaatgaccttTATTATGTGTGTgatcaaagatcaaggtcaatgtgaaaagtattaaaaagatgtttgtttgTACAATAAGTTGTTATCAGTTTGACTTAGGACAATGAAACTTCATATATAGATTACCCTTTGGCATCACATGACTTCTATAGGGGTGGGTTGTCAGTAGGTCAAATATCAAGCTCACATTCAaccttatttataaaatttgtttgcaCAATAATTCAAGAACAGTTTGACAAAGTCTTATATGAAACTCCACTAGTTCGTTGTTTTCAGTGGTCATTGTAACTATTACATatccatattttgtttttgggTCATTagatcaaaggtcatggtcaaggcCAACACTTTCTGTAGGCTTACTAACATAACAGGcttaattactattataatcATATGTTACACCTTGTTTCTGATTCAATGCCATCACATTTCATGAAGCTGTTGaataaaactgtattatttGACGTCTTGTGACAGATCCAATAAGTAAGCCTTTATTCAATCTTGTGCATGTTCCTGGCAAAGATTGGCTATGAGAATTGATTAAGTAATGACAGTAGGAACAATGGTACGTTTAATAAGTTATAgtgaacaaaatgtataaactgTAATTACACGAAATTAATATGACAGAAATAAAAAGTGGCAGTATATCTGTTACCATAGTTCTAGCACTTCATGTACACACTATTTGAGAAAGAATGCACTGAGCTTAAATTGCTTCTCTATTGTTGTCTGTTTtcatcattcatttctgttttttGCTCGTGCGTTTTGTTAACAGCCCCATCAATGTTCTTCTTGACTGGTCCATGTGTTTTGCCTGGTTTCACACCATTTTCATTATCCTCATGTAAACCAGTGCCAAACCTAACTGGGTCTTTCTTCACAGACACTTTCCCAAACATCTTCATTTTCCGCATGTTTTTGAGGATCtcaaaattttcatcaaatttaacaTCAACGTTGTAGCTGGAATCCTTTACCTCCTTCAGAACGTTGTTATTTTCCTGTACTTGACGCTTGCTTGTTTTGGCAATGGTGAATACTCTATTCACACTCTCCGACTCCATGGCAGATTCTGTCTTCTTATAAGTGTTACGTAAAGCCTCGAGCGAGGAGTCACATTTGTTGATCTGTTCATTAAGATCATtggtatttatttcaataacctGTTTCATACCACTAAGGACTTGCTTTTCAAGTTGTTCCAAGACCACATCAATTTCCTTCCGATAACGTCTCACAGCCATAGCGAAGTCTCTCCGTTGTCTTTCCATGTCTTTGAGTCTTTTATTTGACTCCCCTTTAACATGTTCCAATTGACCAATCAGAGCTTGAATTAATTTTAGAACCATGGAACAATCCTCATTTGGCGGAGTTGACAGAGTTTCTGTGAAGTCCGGTATGTAGACGTAGTCACAGTTCTTGTGTTTCGCTGTGGCACAGATAACGCAACACACTTCATCGTGGCCCTTACAATACAGCTCCAGAATCTTGTGCTTATGTTCTCGGCAGGTTTCTAACAATGGATCCATACTGACCGCTGGGGTAGACACTTCTCTGGGCATAGTGTCTTTGTCCAGTAAGACATGAGCTCGTCCAAGGTTTTGGTGATATGCAAAGCAGTTTTTACAAAGGTAGTGTCTGCAAAATTGGCAATATCCGATGGCAAGTTGGGTCTTGCTGTCAGCACTACATGGACCACAGGCAAACTCACCAGGCCCAATAACATCCTGTTTCCCCTTCCGACTCCGAGCTGTGCTTGCCATAGCAACTGAAACATAGGACAAGGATCATTGCAAGAATTTGCATTTTCCTTttaatcagttttatttcaggAAGATCTATGCGCCATAGGGAATgaaatgataattgttttaagtatagttttgacaaataaataaatacataaatgcaatttaattaCAATAGCTctccataataatgtttttaagttCACTAGAAATATAacccttttcaaaataatttaacaattttccATAGTTACAAGGAAAACATACTCACTCTAAATTGtatcacaaaataaaattatcatagATGTTCACACCGATATCTTAATTAATTAAAGCCATAGCTATCcttcattaaatcaaatatatatttcattttcttgccAAACAATTACATATCTATAAGCAGAGTGGTATGCCAGTTTGTTATAGGTCTGGGTCTATTTTATATGGATCTATATCAAATTACACTCATTGGCAGTGTGTAAGTGCTAATTGTATTAGGTGAAAAGTGGTTGGCCAGAGTGTATTATTTTTGCTAAAACAAAGGGttattgtttgcagatattgGTCTTTGTGGACTAAATATAGTAGCAGTTTAACATTGTATTGTCTTCTGTTAGTGCTATAGTTTACTGTGTTGTTGTAGTCGAAGTATCTTTATTCCGAATATTTTTTAGCCCAcctttattttgaagaaaaatagttgagttgttgtcatagccttggtgttggaGGTGTTGTCATCATTGTGCAAAAGCTTTAACCTTTTAAATCATCCAAGTTtaattcttatttcaatatagggGAAGAAAAGTAATCATATAcgccaaaaatgcaccatttcagactcgaaattgtttaaattttcttgGGGGAGGACCCCCTTATCCC
Proteins encoded in this window:
- the LOC128236238 gene encoding E3 ubiquitin-protein ligase TRIM71-like; the encoded protein is MASTARSRKGKQDVIGPGEFACGPCSADSKTQLAIGYCQFCRHYLCKNCFAYHQNLGRAHVLLDKDTMPREVSTPAVSMDPLLETCREHKHKILELYCKGHDEVCCVICATAKHKNCDYVYIPDFTETLSTPPNEDCSMVLKLIQALIGQLEHVKGESNKRLKDMERQRRDFAMAVRRYRKEIDVVLEQLEKQVLSGMKQVIEINTNDLNEQINKCDSSLEALRNTYKKTESAMESESVNRVFTIAKTSKRQVQENNNVLKEVKDSSYNVDVKFDENFEILKNMRKMKMFGKVSVKKDPVRFGTGLHEDNENGVKPGKTHGPVKKNIDGAVNKTHEQKTEMNDENRQQ